The Imtechella halotolerans DNA window GGTAATCCCTATCTCAGAAGTGATATCAAAATGGAATTAAATCTCTAATTTCTACTAGCATTTATGTTTCTGAAAATTGTTTGGTAGAATTCATAATTATCATATGGTTTAATTATGATATCATTAATTCCACTCTCCAGTACTTTTACCTTGATTTCATCTAACTCAGATGCGGTAAGAGCCACAATGGGTGTATGGGTATTAAACTTCCGGATTTCCTTAGAAGCTTGATATCCGTTCATAATTGGCATATTTAGATCCATCAGAATGAGATCAAATTCCTGCTCCTCTACTACTTTTATAGCGGCCTCTCCATTACTAACTATGGTACAGGCAAAATTTTCCTTTTCTAGAATATTTTGAGTAACAATCTGATTAATCTTATTATCCTCTACTACCAAGATATGTCTGTTCTTAACAGGTACATCTTCTGCAAGTTGTTTTACCTCTACTGCCTCGGCCTCATGGTCAATTTCAAGATTTAAATCGAAAAAGAATTTGGATCCTTTACCTTGTTTACTCTCTAGGAAAATATCACTCCCGTATAATGAAACCAACTTTTTAACAATTGACAAACCAAGTCCAGTACCTTGATATTCCGTTTTCTCCCGTTCAATCTGTGAGAAGTTTTCAAAAATCGCCTCTTGTTTGTCCTCTGGAATACCTGGGCCATCATCCTCAATTTCTACTCCTAATTTAACGAATTGACCATCAATTGATTTTACCTTCAATCGCAACCAAATATTACCATTTGAGGTAAACTTCACAGCATTTCCTAATAAATTAATTAAAATTTGTGAGATCCGTACGGAATCCAATTTTAACATAATAGGCAATCCTTCATCTAGTTCAACATGCATTTTATTATGACGATGTTCTAATTGATAATTAAAGGACCCTACTATATTATCGATAAGGTTTCTTATATTGGTAGTGGTATTATGTATTTTAACTTTGTTAGACTCAATCTTACTTATTTGAAGCACATCATTTATTAGGTTCAAAAGATAATCTCCAGAGAACTTTAAGGATTTTAAGAAATGTTGGTCCTTAGTATCAAGCTTATTATTCTCAAGTAGTAATGAGGTTAATCCAACGACACCATACAGAGGTGTTCGAAGCTCATGACTAACTGTAGATATAAACTGTGATTTAAGTTGAGATAATTTTTCTGCTTCATCTTTGGCAGCTTCCAATTCCTTGTTATTTTGCTCCAGAAGCTTCGTAAGACGATTCTTTGCTTTATAATTATAAAAGATAGTCACTAAAAGCACCCAAAAAATAAATGCGGTTATAAAAGCTACTATCGTAATAATTCGGTTTTTATAAGCCAATGATTCCTGAAATTCCTTTTCTCGACGTGTTTTATCTAACTCCCGACGATACTCATCTACACTAAATCGCGCTTTGGTAATTTCTAACTGACTCAAATTTGATGCATTGAACACCTTGTCCTTGTATTCATTGTGCTTGGTTAACGCTTTATAGGCCAAATCCGGCTTCTCCATTTCTGAATACATTTGAGATTTGGCTAGCCATACATCCGAAAGCTCTACAAGCATATTTAGCTCCATTCCTTGAACGGTAGCTTTCTCAAAAAAGATATCAGCCTGAGCGTATTCTTTACGCAATAAGTGATACTTCCCAAACAAAAAGTTAATTTGAACACTTGCTGTCTTATCGCCTAATTCATTTATAATCTTTTGGGCGTCTATTAAAAAAGGATAGGCCTCATTTGGTTTGGATTCATCTATAAAGGTCCAACCAATATTAAGTGTTGGTGCCAATTCATCATTTGGTCTATCAAGCTCCCTTGCAATAGTCAAAGCCTTCTGGTAATAAAACAACGCCTTATCAATGTCTCTAAACCCTTCAGAATACACGTTGGCGATATTATTATACAACCAACTTATTAAAAATGTACTGTCTGATTGTTGGGCATTTACAAGAGCTTTTCCGTAATTAATTTCAGCATTTTCATAATCTTTTATCAGCTCGTAGTTAAAGCCAATATTATTATAGCCTTGAGCTTTGTAGTAGGCGTTATTTATTTTGTGAGCTAAATCAACCACCTTGGCTGCTTCCTCAATAGATTCCTTTAGTTGATACTGGGTGTGATACTTTACAGACTCCTTTAAATGTTTCTTAATACTATCAATAACGGCCTTATCGTTTTGTGCGGACAAAACAGCAGGAATTAGTATAAGAAAAAAGGCAAATCGTTGAAGCACTCTGGTTAAGTTAATTAAGTGCAATTTTACTAAAATTAACTGTATTAGGAAATTAATTCGATGAACAACCTGAAAAACAAACCATATTTTTCAAAAAAAATACTTTGAAATAAAAAATATTTCGATTTTAAACAATTTAAAAGAGAAAAAAATACCTAACTTTCACTAAACAACCTTGGTGCTCACAATTTTATAACACTTAAAAAACTATAAGACCATAATTTTGATGAAAACAATACTTACACTTCTTTTTATACTTGTGTTATCCCCATTGGCCGCACAAGATACTCCTGACACAATAGGTAGTATCAAAATTCAACCCATTTTCCATGGATCTCTAGTTATTTCTTATGATAACGCTGTTATCTATGTTGATCCCTATGGAGATATAGAAAAATTCGCTCAGCAACCAAAACCAACCATTATTCTAATTACCGATATCCATGGTGATCATCTAAACATGGAGACTTTAGAAGCTTTGGACACTTCATCTGCTCAGTTCATTGTACCTAAAGCGGTTGCCGAAAAATTACCAGAGAAATATACCTCTAGGGTAATCACAGTTAGTAACGGAAAAAATATCCTTGTTAAGGACAATATAAATATACATACCATCCCTATGTATAATCTGCCGGAAAGTGAAGACTCCCGTCATCCAAAAGGTAGAGGAAATGGATATATTCTAACGTTAGGAAATCAAAATGTATATATTTCCGGTGACACTTCTGGGATTCCAGAAATGAGAGATTTGAGAAACATTGATATAGCCTTTATATGCATGAACTTACCATATACTATGGATATTCATGAAGCTGCTGAAGCGGTACTTGATTTTAAACCTAAGGTAATATATCCATATCACTACAGAGGTTCGAATGGGCTTAGTGATATAGAAGAATTTAAAAACCTAATTTCAAAGAGTAGCAATACCATTGAAGTCAGGTTAAAGGAATGGTATCGATAAGAATAAAAAAAACTGCTGTTAGTTCAGCAGTTTTTTTATATCAACACGCAATTATTCACGAATTAATTTCTTGTATTTAATTCGTTTAGGAGTTAAATCAGTACCTAAACGTTTACGTTTATTTTCTTCGTACTCCGAGAAGCTGCCTTCAAAAAAGTACACCTGGGAATCCCCTTCAAACGCTAAAATATGTGTACAAATACGATCTAGGAACCAACGGTCGTGAGATATAACTACAGCACATCCAGCAAAATTCTCTAAACCTTCTTCAAGTGCCCGAAGTGTATTTACATCCAAATCATTGGTAGGCTCATCCAAAAGCAATACGTTTCCTTCCTCTCTAAGGGTCATTGCCAAATGAAGACGGTTACGTTCCCCACCAGAAAGTGCAGAAACTTTTTTATTCTGATCACTTCCACTAAAATTAAATCGACTCAAATAGGCTCTAGAATTTACCTGACGGCCTCCCATCATAATAAGCTCTTGACCATCACAGAAATTTTCCCAAATGGTCTTTTCTAGATCTATGTTTTTATGGGACTGATCTACATAGGCTATCTTGGCAGTTTCTCCAACAGTAAAGGTCCCTTTATCAGGAGTTTCTTCTCCCATAATCATTCTGAAAATAGTTGTTTTACCTGCACCGTTTGGTCCGATAATACCAACTATACCTGCTTGTGGTAACACAAAATTCAAATCTTCATATAACAACTTATCTCCAAAAGCCTTAGCCACACCTTGAGCTTCAATAACATTAGTACCTAAACGCGGACCATTAGGGATGTAGATTTCTAACTTCTCATCCAGTTGTTTTTGATCTTCACTTAGCAATTTATCGTAGTTATTTAAACGTGCCTTTTGCTTGGCCTGTCTACCTTTAGGTGCCATCCGTACCCATTCAAGCTCTCGCTCTAATGTTTTCTGACGCTTGGAAGCTACTTTTTGCTCCTGTGCTAATCGCTTGGCTTTTTGATCTAACCAAGAAGAATAATTTCCTTTCCACGGTATTCCTTCTCCTCTATCCAATTCAAGAATCCAACCCGCGACGTTATCCAAAAAGTAACGGTCGTGTGTTACAGCAATGACTGTTCCACTATATTGTTGAAGGTGTTGCTCTAACCATAGCACTGATTCTGCATCAAGGTGGTTGGTAGGTTCATCTAATAATAAGACATCTGGTTGCTGTAATAATAATCTACAAAGTGCTACCCTACGACGTTCCCCTCCAGACAATACACTAATGGGTGTATCTCCTTCTGGAGTGCGTAATGCATCCATAGCGATTTCTAACTTGGTGTCAAGCTCCCAGGCATTAGTTGCGTCAATTTTATCTTGTAATTCTGCTTGGCGATCCATAAGTTTTTGCATCTTATCAGCATCCTCATACACTTCAGGCAAGCCAAACATATCATTGATCTTATTGTATTCTTCTAATACTGCAACAACTTCAGCCGCTCCTTCCTTAACTATTTCAAGTACCGTTTTGGACTCATCCAATTTTGGCTCTTGCTCGAGATACCCTACTGAATATCCAGGAGCAAAAACAACGTCTCCCTGATAGTTCTTCTCCACCCCCGCAATGATTTTGAGCAAGGTTGATTTTCCTGAGCCATTAAGTCCTAAGATTCCAATTTTGGCCCCATAAAAGAAACTCAAATAAATATCTTTGAGTACCTGTTTATTGGTTCCCGGGTACGTTTTGGAAACCCGATTCATCGAAAAAATGACTTTCTTATCGTCTGACATCTTTATGTACGTATTAAATAACTATTAAACTCTTCCTTTAAGGGCATTAAATACCCATGCAATAGCAAAAAAGCCTATCCCTACTGAGGCAAATCCCCATCCTGCAACATCATCATATCGAAATGCACCTAAAGCTATCAAGGCTATTCCTACAATAATCATAATCAGGGTAGCATACCCTAAAACTGTATTCTTATTCATTCCCATTATTGAAAATTTTATATTCTTATCATTGGTCAGTTATGAATGCAAATATCGCTTTTTTTATCAGATAAAATCGAATACAAGCATTCCTTAAGAAGAAAGAAGTCCCTTTTCTAAGGTAAATTTTATTAGTCCTACCACGTTTTTTGATCCTGTCTTAGAAAGTAGGCTTGCTCGGTGAGTTTCCACTGTATTTATACTAATGCACAATTTTTGGGAAATCTCCGAAGTGGTAAACTCTTCCATTATCAATTTTAACACTTCATTCTCACGCCTTGTAAGTTTAGGCACATATTCATTGTTTACTTTACCTTCAACAGGTCCAAAAGTTAAATCCTTATGCAAGTATAACTGCCCATTTACCACCGTATCAAAGGCCGTTATCAATTCCTCATACCCCACGTTTTTAGGCAAGTATCCTTTTGCTCCATTTTTAATGGCCTCCAATACTAAACTTTGCTGAGTTAAACTCGTTAACATGATACAGCGTACCTCCGGATAGTTGATACTTAATTCTTTGCATACTTTTATACCATCCTCTCCATTCAAATGAATATCAAGTAATACTATCTGAACGACATGATCTGCTTCCAAAAATGAAGACAGTTGTTTGCTATTGGAAAATCCCTTAATAAATAAGTATTTCTCACTTTTCTGCAGCATCGATTCTATAGCTTCAGCTATAAGATTATGATCATCTAGTACAGCTATGGTATACTCCTTCTGATTCATTCATTTACAATTCTAGTTCAATATAAACTGAAGTTCCAAGAGATTCACTTGAATCCACCTCCATTTTTCCCCTAACTAACGAAAGTCGAGACTCAATATTGAGGAGCCCTATTCCTTTTTTATCTTTTATATAATTAAATCCTTTTCCATTATCCTCGACTGTAATAACTAACGTCTTATTATGCTGGTTAATTTGAACTATTGCCTCTGTGGCCCCTGAATGCTTGATAATATTATTAATCAATTCCTGAATAATTCTGTACACAGTAAGTTGCAACCCTTGAGGTAGGTCATCACTAAGTTGAATAGCTTGGTAGGTTGCTTTTAATTGCTTACTATCATTTATAGCTGAAACAAAGTCTTGCAAAGCTATATCCAGGCCTTTATTTAATAAAGATTCAGGAAGTAGATTATGTGAGATTCGACGAGTTTCTTTAGAGGCATTATCTATCAAATCGATTAGTTTTTGTCCATTTTCGCTTGCTACATTGGCATAAGATGCACTTGCCAACATTTTTGAAGCGGCCAGCATACTACCAATTCCATCATGGAGCTCTTTTGAGATGCGTGCCCGTTCCTTTTCTTCTCCAGTCATCAGTGATTTCAAAGCAACATTCTCTTGCTCTTGCTCCAAGGCTTGGATTTTTTGTTTTTGATTTTTTTGTTGCTGTTTATAAACAATAATGATAAGTAAAGAAACTATAGTGAGCATAATCACCAATAGGACTAACACATTCTTTTGATTTTCCCTTTTAATAATCTCAGCTTCTTGCTGGGCTATTTTTAGTTCATTTTCTGCGGTATTGTATTTAACTCGAAGCCCCTTTAAAGATTGATCAATCTCCAAACTATTTAACGAATCTGTAAATACTTTAAGTTGTTTTAAATAAGTATAAGCCTTATCCATTTGATTAGATGAAGCATAATAGCCATGTAGCAATCCTATGGTTTGAATGGCTTGCATTTGAAAACCATTTTTCTTAAAAATTTCATAGGCCTTTTCTGCTTCATCTATTGCCCTTAATGGCTGATTCATATGACCATAAATAGTCGATTTCACCTGATGAGCAGCAGCTAGCATTCCCGGATGATTTATTACTTGAGCAATGGCATATGCACTATCTATAGATGTAAGAGCTTCATCATACCTATTTAATTGACCTTTATAATCTGCATCATTTTGATATGCTAAATAAGCTATCTCATTAACCTGCTTATTTTTATAGGCAATTTTTAAAACTTTATCATTGTAATAAATGGCGGAATCTATTTCTTCATAAGTACCGTAGGTACGAGACAAATTGGCGTAAATTCCGGCCAAGGCTGCCTCATCATTATTTTTTTCAGGAAAGTCTAATGCCATTTTAAAATAGTGTCGAGCTTCCATCATTGAATTACTAAAGAAAGAAACATTCCCTAAAACTTTTAAGGTATGTGATACGCTTTTTTTGTCTCCTAATTCCTCGAAAACAGCTAAAGCTTTTTTCAGTTGTTCTATACTTTGTTGAGAATCACCCTGTTTAGATAACGTAATTCCTTTTTCGAGATAACCTGCCCCCTTAAATGACAAATCTACATCTTGCATTATTAGAGAATCTGATAATTCAAACACTCTATCACCTCGTTCTTGCATACTATAATAAATTACCTCCTGACGTATAACTCTATAGTAGGCTTTTTGTAGTTTATGAGTATGAGCCAATTCTTTGGCTTTTGAAAAATATCCAAGCGTTCGAAGGGTGTCTTTAAGACCAATATATCTTGTAGAATCTATATATTGATCTATTTTTTCTTCTATTAAGTTTTGTCCGTTGCATACTCCAAAAACGAACCATATAATTACGTAGATTCTGAATTTAGTCACGATTCTTTTTCTTACAAATATAAAAAACTAGTGGTTTTCCACTACAAATTACTTTCATTGTTTTCAATGAACATACTCATATTCAACAACTTTAATTTTGACCTATCAAATTACAACGGACATTATTAAACTATTGAATTATGAAAACCTATCTACTATTTTATGCAATACTTCTTGGGAGCTATCAGAATTCAGAAGGGCAAATATTAAAAAAATTAGAAAAAAAAGCCAAAGAATCTGTGGAACGTACCCTTGAGAGAAAAACGGAAGAAAAAGTAGCTAATACCACTGAAAAAGCGATAGATTCTGTTTTCGAGGCTCCAAAAAGGAATTCAAAAAAAAACCACACGAAAAAAGAAATTGCATCCAATGGAATCTTGACACGCAATACTACTGTAGAAATTGAAGATCGTTACCTATTTCAATATACAGCTACTATAGAACTTGAAGACTTTACAAACAAAAATTCCAAGACAGTTATCAAACAAGGCTATGGTGATCAATCGCTAATAACAACCATGGAGCAAGCCAACAATCCTATAATTATAGACCTGAAAAACCAATCAGCAATTATGCTGAATATCAACAAAGGAACTGCCCAAATTATAGCCCTTGACTGGATGAAAAAAATAACTAATAATACATCCTATTCTTCCTCTAAAAAGCAGCAGCTACCTAAGGTTGAAAAAACAGGAAACTCCATAAGTATAAATGGTAATACCTGTCACGAATATAACATCTATCATGAAGGTGGATTTATAAATGCCTGGTTTGCGCCAAATGTTCCATTCCACTACCAAGATTATTTGAGTGGTATGAACAAATTATTTGATCCAAATCAAAACAATAACTCAACAAACCTCCTACCCTCAGAATATGGCTATCTCATGTTGATGACCATGTACTCAAAGGAGAAAGAAAAACAATCTTCACTTAAAGTTACTCAAATAGATAATAATGTTAGAATGATATCCATGTCCAATTTTAAAGTGCAAAAGCTATAAGTATGAAAAACTATTCAATTTTAATTCTAAGTATAGTATTCTTATTTGGCTCTTGTAAGGATATTCAAGAAAAAGCCATTGAGAAAACAGGCAACACTGTTATTGAAAAAACAATGAAACATATTGGAGGAGCCACAGATAATATTGAAAGAGTAAACAAAAATGATGCACAGGTATCTATAGAATATGATGGGAAAAAACTTTTCGTAGGTGATCAATTCAACACCATTGTGAATGTTTCGAAACAAATGATACTTTTTTCTATAGACAGCCAGAAAGATGATGCAAAAATCAACATAACCTTTTCAGGTCTAAAGGATATGTTAGAATCAAAACCCATAATTGGAATTCACGAAATAGGAAAATCAAATCCAAAGGAATTAAATGGGACTACTATAAATATCCTTTTAGCCAAAGAAAATGATTTCGCATATACTCTTTTCCAAGGAGAAGGCTCTATTATTAGCTTTTCTCAAGAGACAGTATTGATTAAATTTTCTGGAAAAGCAGGTTCATTTACACAAGCGAATCAACCTGAAAACTGGAGAAATATTAGTGGAGAAATAAAAATAAAATACCCCATTACCAATCTTATTCAAGTAGACAAAAAACACCTTTATTATTAACTATTAAAATTACAATCAATGAAAAATTTTGTAAAAGCCCTATTTATCCTATTCTTGACTTTTGGACATATGAGTTGTTCAAAAAACGATGACGAGCCAAAAAAAGAAACCCTTCAACCAGCTAAGGCTATAATGATGACTTTTTATGAGCCTGATGGAAGTATTTCTATCACTTCAGAAATAAACATTACCTATCAAAATGAAAAAATTTCTAAAATGACATTTGATAACAATGGGGAAATAGAAACACGTATTTTCAACTATGATCCAAATGGTAAAATTAATAAAGTATCAAGAACTAGTGATGGAGTTGAAAACTCATTAGACATAGTCTACAATGGAAATAATTTTACAATAACCTATACCGATACTAATGGTAGCAAAGTGTCAGATTTCATTTTTAACAGTACAACAAATACCTATACAATTCATACGGAAGGTAGTCCATTAAAACCAACCATAGAATTCGATGATTTAGGTAATATAACCAAAGTAGACGACACCTCCTTTCTTGTAATAACAAAATCGATAAACTCTGAATTGCCAAGTATTTATAGGGCCCAAGATAAACTCTTCCCAGTATTTAACCTATTTGGTTCTGGAGAGTTTTTCAGTGGTATCATTTTTGGAAACCATAGCATTGACAAAGTCACTTTTACTACTGGTACTTCAACACTAAATTTAATTGCCACAAACGTAAAATCAGATATAGGAATTTCAAAGCTTAGCTTGACAAACGAAGCTGATGGAAAACTGTATTTGGAGGCTTTAATCTCCTACTAATTCATCTGGATGACATCTAATTTTCAATTTGTGAAAATCATAAATATTTCATTAGAATGAAAAAATTAATACATTTATTATTAGGTTCCATTGTAATTATAGCATGTTCCAAAAATGATGATTCTATAAAAGTAGAAAAGTCATTATCCTCGGTTGAAATGTTATTAAATAATGGGCAACGTATTTCTGCCAGCTACCATTACAACAATGACATGCAATGGATTGGAGGCAGCAATAGTAATAATGAGGATTATACACTATCGTATCAAAATGGAAAACTGTATTCATTTGAGTTTAATTCAATTCCTGATCGCAAAACCATATATAGCAGAGATTCCAATGGAAACATATCTGAAATTGTAGAAAGCATTTCAGGTGACAGGTATAAATTAAACTATATAAACAATAGACTTTCCAGTATTGCAATTGTAAGCCAAAACAATACCCCTATTAATACAACGTCGTTTACCTACAATAGTAAGGGTCAAATATCAATGGCTATTACTGAAGAAAGTCATGGGATTGATGGTAGGAGATTTGATTATATGTATGACACTAAAGGTCGCCTCAATGAAGCGTGGGAGTACTACCGAAACAGTAACACGGATCCTTGGTCCTTGGCCTTTAAAAAGCGCTATACGTATATTAGTAAATCAAATCCTTTCTACAAATTATACCAAGAAAGTTGTTCACAAGATGAGCTTATGATTAGCCGTGTATTCTTTCAAGATGAATACGCTCTGTATTTTGAAAACTTTTCATCCGTTAACCTATTTATGATGGCAGAAGACCTACTCTCAACAGTCAAAATCTATGAAGGTACACAGGATACTTCCTTGATAATAGATAACAACTATGAATATGTATATGATGCCGATGGCTATCCAACACAGGCTGTAAAAACAAGCTACCATCCACAATCAAACATAACCTTAAAAGAAACCTACACATATTATTATGAAGAATAATGTAATTGTAACCTTGTTGTTCTGTTTCCATTCGTTTG harbors:
- a CDS encoding tetratricopeptide repeat-containing hybrid sensor histidine kinase/response regulator, with translation MSAQNDKAVIDSIKKHLKESVKYHTQYQLKESIEEAAKVVDLAHKINNAYYKAQGYNNIGFNYELIKDYENAEINYGKALVNAQQSDSTFLISWLYNNIANVYSEGFRDIDKALFYYQKALTIARELDRPNDELAPTLNIGWTFIDESKPNEAYPFLIDAQKIINELGDKTASVQINFLFGKYHLLRKEYAQADIFFEKATVQGMELNMLVELSDVWLAKSQMYSEMEKPDLAYKALTKHNEYKDKVFNASNLSQLEITKARFSVDEYRRELDKTRREKEFQESLAYKNRIITIVAFITAFIFWVLLVTIFYNYKAKNRLTKLLEQNNKELEAAKDEAEKLSQLKSQFISTVSHELRTPLYGVVGLTSLLLENNKLDTKDQHFLKSLKFSGDYLLNLINDVLQISKIESNKVKIHNTTTNIRNLIDNIVGSFNYQLEHRHNKMHVELDEGLPIMLKLDSVRISQILINLLGNAVKFTSNGNIWLRLKVKSIDGQFVKLGVEIEDDGPGIPEDKQEAIFENFSQIEREKTEYQGTGLGLSIVKKLVSLYGSDIFLESKQGKGSKFFFDLNLEIDHEAEAVEVKQLAEDVPVKNRHILVVEDNKINQIVTQNILEKENFACTIVSNGEAAIKVVEEQEFDLILMDLNMPIMNGYQASKEIRKFNTHTPIVALTASELDEIKVKVLESGINDIIIKPYDNYEFYQTIFRNINASRN
- a CDS encoding MBL fold metallo-hydrolase, with the protein product MKTILTLLFILVLSPLAAQDTPDTIGSIKIQPIFHGSLVISYDNAVIYVDPYGDIEKFAQQPKPTIILITDIHGDHLNMETLEALDTSSAQFIVPKAVAEKLPEKYTSRVITVSNGKNILVKDNINIHTIPMYNLPESEDSRHPKGRGNGYILTLGNQNVYISGDTSGIPEMRDLRNIDIAFICMNLPYTMDIHEAAEAVLDFKPKVIYPYHYRGSNGLSDIEEFKNLISKSSNTIEVRLKEWYR
- the ettA gene encoding energy-dependent translational throttle protein EttA, producing the protein MSDDKKVIFSMNRVSKTYPGTNKQVLKDIYLSFFYGAKIGILGLNGSGKSTLLKIIAGVEKNYQGDVVFAPGYSVGYLEQEPKLDESKTVLEIVKEGAAEVVAVLEEYNKINDMFGLPEVYEDADKMQKLMDRQAELQDKIDATNAWELDTKLEIAMDALRTPEGDTPISVLSGGERRRVALCRLLLQQPDVLLLDEPTNHLDAESVLWLEQHLQQYSGTVIAVTHDRYFLDNVAGWILELDRGEGIPWKGNYSSWLDQKAKRLAQEQKVASKRQKTLERELEWVRMAPKGRQAKQKARLNNYDKLLSEDQKQLDEKLEIYIPNGPRLGTNVIEAQGVAKAFGDKLLYEDLNFVLPQAGIVGIIGPNGAGKTTIFRMIMGEETPDKGTFTVGETAKIAYVDQSHKNIDLEKTIWENFCDGQELIMMGGRQVNSRAYLSRFNFSGSDQNKKVSALSGGERNRLHLAMTLREEGNVLLLDEPTNDLDVNTLRALEEGLENFAGCAVVISHDRWFLDRICTHILAFEGDSQVYFFEGSFSEYEENKRKRLGTDLTPKRIKYKKLIRE
- a CDS encoding CAL67264 family membrane protein, with the protein product MGMNKNTVLGYATLIMIIVGIALIALGAFRYDDVAGWGFASVGIGFFAIAWVFNALKGRV
- a CDS encoding response regulator; this encodes MNQKEYTIAVLDDHNLIAEAIESMLQKSEKYLFIKGFSNSKQLSSFLEADHVVQIVLLDIHLNGEDGIKVCKELSINYPEVRCIMLTSLTQQSLVLEAIKNGAKGYLPKNVGYEELITAFDTVVNGQLYLHKDLTFGPVEGKVNNEYVPKLTRRENEVLKLIMEEFTTSEISQKLCISINTVETHRASLLSKTGSKNVVGLIKFTLEKGLLSS
- a CDS encoding tetratricopeptide repeat-containing sensor histidine kinase → MTKFRIYVIIWFVFGVCNGQNLIEEKIDQYIDSTRYIGLKDTLRTLGYFSKAKELAHTHKLQKAYYRVIRQEVIYYSMQERGDRVFELSDSLIMQDVDLSFKGAGYLEKGITLSKQGDSQQSIEQLKKALAVFEELGDKKSVSHTLKVLGNVSFFSNSMMEARHYFKMALDFPEKNNDEAALAGIYANLSRTYGTYEEIDSAIYYNDKVLKIAYKNKQVNEIAYLAYQNDADYKGQLNRYDEALTSIDSAYAIAQVINHPGMLAAAHQVKSTIYGHMNQPLRAIDEAEKAYEIFKKNGFQMQAIQTIGLLHGYYASSNQMDKAYTYLKQLKVFTDSLNSLEIDQSLKGLRVKYNTAENELKIAQQEAEIIKRENQKNVLVLLVIMLTIVSLLIIIVYKQQQKNQKQKIQALEQEQENVALKSLMTGEEKERARISKELHDGIGSMLAASKMLASASYANVASENGQKLIDLIDNASKETRRISHNLLPESLLNKGLDIALQDFVSAINDSKQLKATYQAIQLSDDLPQGLQLTVYRIIQELINNIIKHSGATEAIVQINQHNKTLVITVEDNGKGFNYIKDKKGIGLLNIESRLSLVRGKMEVDSSESLGTSVYIELEL